The sequence below is a genomic window from Bernardetia sp..
GTGGACAGCTTGTAAGTATGACAGAAGCCGATGAGACAGGTCAAGTAACAGTAACTCTAAATCATGAAGCTATCCCAGACGTAATGATGGCGATGCAAATGGATTTTAAAGCTGATGCTGCCGTTGTAGCAGAACTTGCAGCAGAAGATAAAGGTACTTTTGAAATAACTAAAACTGAAGAAGGATTTCTCATAAAAAGTGCAACCAAACTGCCAGCCGAAACGGAGCTTACATTGAAAAAATAATTGCTACAACATAAATCCTATGGTTTTTATATCATAGGATTTTTTATTTCATACAAAACACAAGTTTCTAGTCTTTTATCGTCTTTCAAAGCTGGATGTTTAAAATCCTTTACATGCTGCATTCCAA
It includes:
- a CDS encoding copper-binding protein — encoded protein: MKKMAMLALAASMMFACQSEKKENVEETPNEEIELLAEETLVDETSQTTEETSQEEIYTVRGQLVSMTEADETGQVTVTLNHEAIPDVMMAMQMDFKADAAVVAELAAEDKGTFEITKTEEGFLIKSATKLPAETELTLKK